Proteins encoded by one window of Mesorhizobium sp. INR15:
- a CDS encoding TetR/AcrR family transcriptional regulator, which yields MLHIVPDIDNAEALTERQKAVLDAALRLLVEEGDQLTMTAVARRASCSKETLYKWFGDRDGLLTATVQWQASKVRVTSVDRKGLDLASLTASLERFASDWLKVISSDTSIALNRVAVGHAGSGKDDLGAVVLENGRFALARRLKPVLEAGREAELLDFSDAETAFRTFFGLVARDVQIRLLLGDRLELTEAAIGGDAARATQQFLALHGSKAGGAKTGPQGL from the coding sequence GTGTTGCACATCGTGCCCGACATCGACAATGCAGAAGCGCTGACGGAGCGGCAGAAGGCCGTTCTGGATGCGGCGCTTCGCCTGCTGGTCGAGGAGGGCGATCAGCTGACGATGACCGCCGTGGCGCGGCGGGCGAGCTGTTCCAAGGAAACGCTGTACAAATGGTTCGGCGACCGCGACGGGCTGCTGACGGCGACTGTCCAGTGGCAGGCCTCGAAAGTGCGCGTGACATCCGTCGACCGCAAGGGGCTCGACCTCGCCTCGCTGACGGCAAGCCTCGAGCGCTTCGCCTCCGACTGGCTGAAGGTGATCTCGAGCGACACATCGATCGCGCTCAACCGGGTGGCGGTCGGCCACGCTGGTTCAGGCAAGGACGACCTCGGCGCCGTTGTGCTGGAAAATGGCCGCTTTGCCTTGGCGCGGCGATTGAAGCCGGTGCTGGAAGCCGGCCGCGAAGCCGAGCTTCTTGATTTTTCGGATGCCGAGACGGCGTTCCGCACCTTTTTCGGGCTGGTCGCCCGCGACGTGCAGATCCGTCTGCTGCTCGGCGACCGGCTGGAATTGACTGAAGCGGCTATCGGCGGCGATGCCGCCCGGGCGACGCAACAGTTTCTCGCTCTGCACGGTTCGAAAGCCGGGGGAGCAAAAACCGGGCCGCAAGGCCTCTGA
- a CDS encoding CHAT domain-containing protein has protein sequence MAVVALPLSLVRAQTRDEASQHAPADTAAALKARIDAAYKLMMEEGRFDEGYAQLRAALLAAARSDLYDFTVESYSNAGATFLNNQILDNAEEIFAEGLKTRAMQQDVAKRADFYLNYAMLKQAEKDYQGFVSNCATATNLYVHYNGTESPELLYANDLLATGVAAFGQIASAINIERRNLEIAGRVLGPDDRFTWKLQNNLADMLRQMGAPTRALQYDLGVLEKRIGYYGANHFNVLVSANNTAQDYLDLGKYDEASHYFQQDRDIAVVLKQEGNLIEQADAWLLYTRVLSGSQVLDGPVLAHLLSLTTEPNYPEILAIKIANLLAAHFAAVGDTTSAMRQFDRAFDIAKSTYGVVHPLTFAARQGIANLKAKTDPNAAAADFAALDNDMLRWNWFQVSTAGSPVFAEASRALADDMLYDYARLAQNNASVVPAFADAVRRWPTLENGKRDLFRRLSRLIDPNDTETRHLIQSAMRLSLAYQEEASSSDISEDSGALQPDQVEAIYRKVLARVAAKYSFYQSVVDKPLPTAEMLLKQNEVLVDYFITRKWRADRESADPLEDERLYAIVTRKDQLPRQFDLGDPRRIIPVAKETRMVSLRSSRSAQERGAVPLVDLNETFVGLYASLIAPLEPALLGADTVFVVPDGKLFSVPFPLLQDSKGAMLDDRFEIRILTRPEALLNTGANQTLPKEGKAVLAGGLDYARGAEKGAEPLPGTRKEVDAIASILRGDRYSATVLTGDAASERTLRKDMEQATIAHLATHGAYMDEKESGTGGVNALWQSEVVLSRSGDRQTMKRDDDDGRLYGMEIMTWDLSDLDLLVLSACETARGQETFVGGLRGLPTAINIAGAKRSLLTLWPVDDAGTAAFMIGFYDYLAVGQTYSQALRQTRRDARDGKISGAKDPRVWAAFVMFEN, from the coding sequence ATGGCGGTCGTCGCGCTGCCCTTGTCTCTGGTGCGCGCCCAAACTCGAGACGAGGCCAGTCAGCATGCGCCGGCAGACACCGCAGCGGCTCTGAAAGCCCGCATCGACGCAGCATACAAGCTGATGATGGAAGAAGGACGCTTCGACGAGGGCTATGCGCAATTGCGGGCAGCGCTGCTCGCCGCAGCCAGGAGTGATCTCTACGACTTCACCGTCGAGAGTTACTCGAACGCCGGCGCGACGTTTCTCAACAACCAGATTCTCGACAATGCCGAAGAGATTTTTGCGGAAGGCCTGAAAACCAGGGCCATGCAGCAGGATGTCGCGAAGCGCGCCGACTTCTATCTCAATTACGCGATGCTGAAGCAGGCCGAGAAAGACTATCAGGGCTTCGTTTCCAACTGCGCCACTGCAACCAATCTTTATGTTCACTACAACGGGACGGAATCTCCGGAACTCTTGTATGCCAACGACTTGCTGGCGACAGGGGTAGCCGCGTTCGGTCAGATCGCTTCGGCGATCAATATTGAACGGCGTAACCTGGAGATTGCCGGGCGGGTGCTTGGACCGGACGATCGTTTCACCTGGAAGCTGCAGAACAATTTGGCCGACATGTTGCGCCAGATGGGTGCGCCAACCCGCGCCCTGCAATACGACCTTGGCGTGCTCGAGAAGCGCATCGGCTACTACGGCGCCAACCATTTCAACGTTCTGGTCAGCGCGAACAACACCGCGCAGGATTATCTCGACCTCGGCAAGTATGACGAGGCTTCTCATTATTTCCAGCAGGATCGAGACATCGCTGTTGTGCTCAAGCAGGAAGGCAATCTGATAGAGCAGGCCGATGCATGGCTGCTCTACACCAGAGTGCTGTCCGGCTCGCAGGTGCTCGACGGGCCGGTGCTGGCGCATCTGCTATCCCTGACCACCGAACCGAACTATCCAGAGATACTGGCAATCAAGATCGCCAATCTGCTTGCTGCACATTTCGCCGCTGTTGGAGACACAACAAGCGCCATGCGGCAATTCGACCGGGCCTTTGATATCGCCAAGTCGACTTACGGCGTGGTGCATCCGCTGACGTTCGCCGCGCGGCAGGGGATAGCCAATCTCAAAGCCAAGACAGACCCCAATGCGGCGGCAGCGGATTTCGCGGCCCTCGACAATGACATGCTGCGCTGGAACTGGTTCCAGGTGAGCACAGCCGGCAGCCCTGTCTTCGCTGAAGCCAGCCGAGCCCTGGCCGACGACATGCTCTACGACTATGCGCGCCTGGCGCAGAACAATGCGTCGGTGGTGCCAGCATTCGCGGACGCCGTGCGCCGCTGGCCAACGCTTGAAAACGGCAAGCGAGACCTATTTCGCAGATTGTCGCGCCTGATCGATCCGAACGACACGGAGACGCGGCATTTGATCCAATCCGCCATGCGGCTGTCGCTGGCCTATCAGGAGGAGGCTTCCAGCAGCGACATTTCCGAGGATTCAGGCGCGTTGCAGCCCGACCAGGTCGAGGCGATATACCGGAAGGTCCTCGCGAGGGTTGCCGCCAAGTATAGCTTCTATCAGAGCGTCGTCGACAAGCCGCTGCCAACAGCCGAAATGCTGCTTAAGCAGAACGAGGTGCTGGTCGACTATTTTATCACCCGCAAGTGGCGGGCGGACCGCGAGAGCGCCGATCCGCTGGAGGATGAGCGTCTCTACGCGATCGTCACTCGCAAGGACCAACTGCCGCGCCAGTTCGACCTTGGTGACCCGCGTCGGATTATCCCTGTCGCGAAGGAGACCCGTATGGTGAGCCTCAGGTCAAGCCGGTCCGCGCAGGAGCGTGGTGCGGTGCCGCTCGTCGATCTGAATGAAACGTTCGTTGGACTCTATGCCAGCCTGATTGCACCGCTTGAGCCGGCGCTTCTTGGTGCCGACACCGTTTTCGTGGTGCCTGATGGCAAGCTGTTTTCGGTGCCGTTTCCGCTGCTGCAGGACAGCAAGGGAGCAATGCTCGATGATCGCTTCGAGATACGCATATTAACGCGGCCAGAGGCGCTCTTGAACACGGGCGCCAATCAAACATTGCCAAAGGAAGGGAAGGCCGTGCTGGCCGGGGGGCTGGATTACGCGCGGGGCGCGGAAAAGGGCGCCGAACCGTTGCCGGGCACGCGCAAGGAGGTCGATGCGATCGCCTCTATCCTGCGCGGCGACCGATACTCGGCCACGGTGCTCACGGGCGATGCGGCGAGCGAGCGGACGCTGCGCAAGGACATGGAGCAAGCCACAATCGCGCATCTTGCCACGCACGGCGCCTACATGGATGAAAAGGAGAGTGGAACGGGCGGTGTAAATGCCCTGTGGCAGAGCGAGGTCGTGCTATCGCGGTCCGGCGATCGGCAAACGATGAAGCGCGACGATGACGATGGCCGGCTCTATGGCATGGAGATCATGACCTGGGACCTGTCTGATCTCGACCTGTTGGTACTGTCCGCCTGCGAGACCGCGCGTGGTCAGGAGACTTTCGTCGGCGGCCTGCGTGGCCTGCCGACCGCGATCAATATCGCGGGGGCGAAGCGCTCGCTGCTGACGCTGTGGCCGGTGGATGATGCGGGAACAGCCGCATTCATGATCGGCTTCTACGACTATCTCGCCGTCGGCCAGACCTATTCGCAAGCGCTGCGCCAGACCCGCCGCGACGCCCGTGACGGCAAGATATCCGGCGCGAAGGACCCACGGGTGTGGGCTGCCTTTGTCATGTTCGAGAATTGA
- a CDS encoding sodium:proton antiporter — protein sequence MLSVFEIAALLLTLSALFGWLNLRFLKLPHTIGLLIMALAASLLLLALQKIAPGLGITATLQAVMEEIDFTSAIMNGMLSLLLFAGALHVDFNLLKGQKWAITLMASIGVVISTAVVGVALWFAAGALGFNVPLPWALVFGALISPTDPVAVLGLLKSINVPASIKAKIAGESLFNDGVAVVAFGVLVTVALATAGQHRPDLWDIGELLVYEGLGGALFGFITGWIAYRAMLAVDDHIVEILISLAVCVGTYTLCHRLHLSGPIAVVVTGLLIGNHGAEHAMSETVEDYLFAFWEVVDEMLNSILFLLLGLEVLVLSFNPSHGWIVLIAIPIVLAGRFASVWIPISLLAVRQTFSPGSIPVLTWGGLRGGVSVALALSLPDSVAKPVLLTATYAVVIFSIIVQGLTMKWVIGKTTDPEAI from the coding sequence ATGCTGTCAGTCTTCGAAATCGCCGCACTGCTTTTGACCCTGTCGGCCCTGTTCGGCTGGCTGAACCTGCGTTTCCTCAAACTGCCGCACACGATCGGCCTGCTGATCATGGCGCTGGCGGCGTCGTTGCTGCTTTTGGCGCTGCAGAAAATCGCGCCAGGCCTTGGCATCACCGCGACGCTGCAGGCCGTCATGGAAGAGATCGATTTCACCTCGGCGATCATGAACGGCATGCTGTCACTGCTGTTGTTCGCCGGCGCGCTGCATGTCGATTTCAACCTGCTCAAAGGACAAAAATGGGCCATCACATTGATGGCCAGCATTGGCGTCGTCATCTCCACGGCCGTCGTAGGCGTCGCCTTGTGGTTCGCCGCCGGCGCTCTCGGCTTCAATGTTCCCTTGCCCTGGGCGCTGGTGTTCGGGGCGCTGATATCGCCGACGGATCCGGTGGCCGTGCTTGGCCTGCTCAAATCCATCAACGTGCCGGCATCGATCAAGGCCAAGATCGCGGGCGAATCGCTGTTCAACGATGGCGTCGCCGTTGTCGCCTTCGGCGTGCTGGTGACGGTGGCGCTGGCGACCGCCGGCCAGCACCGGCCTGACCTTTGGGATATCGGGGAGTTGCTGGTCTATGAGGGTCTCGGCGGCGCGCTGTTCGGCTTCATCACGGGCTGGATTGCCTACCGCGCCATGCTGGCGGTCGACGATCATATCGTCGAGATTCTGATTTCGCTGGCCGTGTGTGTCGGCACCTACACGCTCTGCCACCGGCTACATCTTTCGGGACCGATCGCCGTGGTTGTGACCGGCCTTCTGATCGGCAACCACGGCGCCGAACACGCGATGAGCGAGACGGTGGAGGACTATCTCTTCGCGTTCTGGGAGGTGGTCGACGAGATGCTGAACTCGATCCTGTTCCTGTTGCTCGGACTGGAGGTTCTGGTGCTGTCCTTCAACCCGTCGCATGGCTGGATCGTGCTGATCGCCATCCCGATCGTGCTTGCCGGCCGCTTCGCCTCGGTGTGGATCCCGATTTCGCTGCTGGCCGTGCGTCAGACCTTCTCCCCCGGCTCTATCCCGGTGCTGACCTGGGGCGGCCTGCGCGGCGGCGTTTCTGTGGCGCTGGCACTGTCACTGCCCGACAGCGTGGCCAAGCCCGTGCTCTTGACCGCGACCTATGCGGTGGTGATCTTCTCGATCATTGTGCAGGGGCTGACGATGAAGTGGGTGATCGGCAAGACAACCGACCCTGAAGCCATCTGA
- a CDS encoding endonuclease/exonuclease/phosphatase family protein, whose translation MSLRLATFNVENLMNRFDFSGYRNQLNEDRTLALFDIQSEAEYRMLEQARAIAQSDDTRQLTALAIAATRADIICMQEVDNIEALKAFEYGYLFKMVGQGYRQKYTTSGNDSRGIDVAVMMRTETAQGQPIEFVRMTSHAYVTFDQFGLHTPELAALGHEANERIFRRDCLEVDVTVGGAPLTLYLVHFKSMGSPRNGLDGREATIPVRIAEAQAVRRIIEERFGKDTPDKNGAADKRWAICGDMNDYRQRVKIAGDNIDGYRFEVINESQSCIDVLTAGGFCENVVERRPEMNRWSFYHTRGPGERHLCQLDYILLSKGLAARNATAVPDIIRNGQPWRTIFPPGQEVDRFPRAGWDRPKASDHCPVAISLDMA comes from the coding sequence ATGTCGCTGCGCCTCGCCACGTTCAATGTCGAAAACCTGATGAACAGGTTCGATTTCTCCGGATATCGCAACCAGCTGAACGAAGACCGCACGCTGGCACTGTTCGATATCCAGAGCGAGGCCGAATACAGGATGCTGGAGCAGGCACGGGCAATCGCGCAATCCGACGACACGCGGCAGCTGACCGCATTGGCGATCGCGGCGACCCGGGCCGACATCATCTGCATGCAGGAGGTGGACAATATCGAGGCGCTGAAGGCCTTCGAATATGGCTATCTGTTCAAGATGGTGGGGCAGGGCTACCGGCAGAAATACACCACATCAGGCAATGATTCACGCGGTATCGATGTCGCCGTGATGATGCGCACCGAGACCGCGCAGGGCCAGCCGATTGAATTCGTGCGCATGACCAGCCATGCCTATGTCACCTTCGATCAGTTCGGCCTGCATACGCCGGAACTGGCGGCACTCGGGCACGAGGCCAACGAGCGCATTTTCAGGCGCGATTGCCTTGAGGTCGATGTCACCGTCGGCGGTGCGCCGCTGACACTCTACCTCGTGCATTTCAAGTCGATGGGCTCGCCGCGAAACGGGCTTGATGGCCGTGAGGCGACGATACCGGTGCGCATCGCGGAGGCGCAGGCGGTGCGCCGCATCATCGAGGAGCGTTTCGGCAAGGACACTCCTGACAAAAATGGGGCCGCCGACAAGCGCTGGGCGATCTGCGGCGACATGAACGACTACCGGCAGCGCGTGAAGATTGCCGGCGACAATATCGATGGCTACCGCTTCGAGGTGATCAACGAGAGCCAGTCCTGCATCGATGTGCTGACCGCTGGAGGTTTCTGCGAAAACGTGGTCGAGCGGCGGCCGGAAATGAACCGCTGGAGCTTCTACCATACACGCGGCCCCGGCGAGCGGCATCTTTGCCAGCTCGACTATATCCTGTTGTCGAAAGGCCTCGCTGCCAGGAATGCGACGGCGGTTCCCGACATCATCCGAAATGGCCAGCCCTGGCGCACCATCTTCCCGCCCGGCCAGGAGGTCGATCGCTTTCCTCGGGCCGGCTGGGACCGGCCGAAAGCCTCGGATCATTGCCCGGTCGCGATTTCCCTGGACATGGCTTGA
- a CDS encoding glutathione S-transferase family protein — protein MTDKLTLVSHHLCPYVQRAAISLAEKNVPFERIDIDLANKPDWFKAISPLGKVPLLRVQHGGKETIIFESAVILEFLEETQANPLHPADPYDRARHRAWIEFGSAILNTIGRFYSASTEAAFLAESGALSAMFNRIEVELADTAPTGPWFAGERFSLVDAIFGPIFRYIDAFERIDDIGMLDGKPHVHAWRKALSKRPSVKGAAAADYPERLHAFLRARPSYLSFLILQNDAASRPLSAKAG, from the coding sequence ATGACCGACAAGCTCACCCTCGTCAGCCATCACCTCTGTCCCTATGTGCAGCGCGCCGCGATTTCACTCGCGGAGAAAAACGTGCCGTTCGAGCGCATCGACATCGACCTCGCCAACAAGCCAGACTGGTTCAAGGCCATTTCGCCACTCGGCAAGGTGCCGCTGCTGCGCGTGCAGCATGGCGGCAAGGAAACGATCATCTTCGAATCCGCCGTCATCCTTGAATTTCTTGAGGAAACACAGGCCAACCCACTGCATCCCGCCGATCCCTACGACCGCGCCCGGCACCGCGCCTGGATCGAATTCGGCTCGGCCATTCTCAACACGATCGGCCGCTTCTATTCAGCCTCGACGGAGGCTGCCTTCCTCGCCGAATCCGGTGCGCTGTCGGCAATGTTCAATCGCATCGAGGTGGAGTTGGCGGACACCGCACCAACCGGACCATGGTTCGCCGGCGAGCGCTTTTCACTCGTCGACGCCATCTTCGGCCCGATCTTCCGCTATATCGACGCTTTCGAACGCATCGATGACATCGGCATGCTGGATGGCAAGCCACATGTGCATGCATGGCGCAAGGCACTGAGCAAGCGCCCATCAGTCAAGGGGGCGGCGGCCGCCGACTACCCGGAACGGCTCCATGCTTTCCTGCGGGCCAGGCCTTCGTACCTCTCGTTCCTCATTCTCCAGAACGACGCCGCCAGCCGGCCTCTGTCAGCCAAGGCAGGATAA
- a CDS encoding BA14K family protein yields the protein MNSLFSTSVKSGLIALGLISGLTAPSAAGPMFQPDLSIPASTAAPTITPVRDSWAGGNDRQLNNDWRWRRSGNWNRGNWNGGNWDRGDNWRWRHSGRHYRGRYDDGAGAAAILGLGLGLGLGSVYGNNYNYYEPAPRRYYRTYRTQRVSSAHVQWCYNRYRSYRAFDNTFQPYNGPRQQCWSPYS from the coding sequence ATGAACTCGCTCTTTTCTACCTCGGTAAAATCCGGTCTGATCGCCCTCGGCCTCATATCAGGCCTGACTGCACCTTCTGCCGCGGGTCCGATGTTCCAGCCGGATCTGTCCATTCCCGCAAGCACCGCGGCGCCGACCATCACGCCGGTTCGCGATAGCTGGGCCGGCGGCAACGACCGGCAACTGAACAACGACTGGAGATGGCGCCGGTCGGGCAACTGGAACCGTGGCAACTGGAACGGCGGCAACTGGGACCGTGGCGACAACTGGCGCTGGCGTCACTCCGGCCGCCACTATCGCGGTCGCTACGATGACGGTGCTGGTGCTGCTGCAATTCTGGGCTTGGGTCTCGGACTTGGCCTGGGCAGCGTATACGGAAACAACTATAATTATTACGAGCCGGCGCCTCGCCGCTACTACCGGACTTACAGGACGCAACGCGTTTCCAGCGCGCATGTCCAGTGGTGCTACAACCGCTACCGCTCGTACCGCGCCTTTGACAACACGTTCCAGCCTTACAATGGCCCGCGCCAGCAGTGCTGGTCGCCTTATAGCTGA
- a CDS encoding DUF1772 domain-containing protein, which produces MFGLLALSVAAAFSGAAIYVSVAEQPARLRLEDKALLQEWQPSYKRGAAMQASIAIVACVLGLIAWWQTGGPGFLVGAVMIILPWPWTLIVMMPANRVLEAMNAGATNPQARALIVRWGNLHLVRAALGVLATLAFLWGSHSA; this is translated from the coding sequence ATCTTCGGATTGCTTGCCTTAAGCGTGGCCGCCGCCTTCTCGGGCGCCGCGATCTATGTCAGCGTCGCGGAGCAGCCGGCCAGGCTGCGTCTGGAAGACAAGGCCCTGCTGCAGGAGTGGCAGCCTTCCTACAAGCGCGGCGCCGCCATGCAGGCATCGATCGCCATTGTCGCCTGCGTGCTTGGTTTGATTGCCTGGTGGCAGACAGGCGGTCCGGGTTTCCTGGTCGGCGCGGTGATGATCATCCTGCCCTGGCCGTGGACGCTGATAGTGATGATGCCGGCCAACCGGGTGCTGGAGGCAATGAATGCCGGCGCCACCAATCCGCAAGCCCGGGCATTGATCGTCAGATGGGGCAATCTGCATCTGGTGCGGGCGGCACTCGGGGTGCTGGCCACCTTGGCCTTTCTCTGGGGCAGCCACAGCGCCTGA
- a CDS encoding Rieske (2Fe-2S) protein produces MKHEICKLADIPEAGSLVAPFFGREVHVYRSGDRIRAAANVCLHFGGPLDCKDGKLVCQWHGASFDMTSGDRLDGPAAKGSRLMFLSTRVEDGALNYVWGE; encoded by the coding sequence ATGAAACACGAAATCTGCAAACTCGCCGACATTCCTGAGGCTGGCAGCCTGGTCGCTCCCTTCTTCGGCCGCGAGGTCCATGTCTACCGCAGCGGCGACCGCATCCGTGCCGCCGCCAATGTCTGCCTGCATTTCGGTGGCCCGCTTGACTGCAAGGATGGCAAACTGGTCTGCCAATGGCATGGGGCCTCCTTCGACATGACGAGCGGCGACCGTCTCGACGGTCCGGCCGCGAAGGGTTCGCGCCTGATGTTCCTGTCGACGCGTGTGGAAGATGGCGCGCTGAACTATGTCTGGGGAGAATGA
- a CDS encoding MarR family winged helix-turn-helix transcriptional regulator yields MNDKTVPSPAAIKAWARLMRVSRQLFEKAEEALKTGGLPPLAWYDVLHELAEAGEGGLRPFQLIERTLFAQYNISRLLARLETDGLVEKLPVADDGRGQTIRITTRGREIRRQMWAVYGSSIAQLVGAKLAPDELAMLSALLGRLRHPPVE; encoded by the coding sequence ATGAATGACAAGACCGTTCCGTCGCCGGCAGCCATCAAGGCCTGGGCCCGCCTGATGCGCGTTTCGCGCCAGCTGTTCGAAAAGGCCGAAGAGGCGTTGAAGACCGGCGGCTTGCCGCCGCTCGCGTGGTACGACGTGCTGCATGAGCTTGCCGAAGCAGGCGAGGGCGGGTTGCGGCCATTCCAGCTGATCGAGCGCACCTTGTTTGCGCAGTACAATATCTCGCGGCTGCTGGCGCGGCTCGAAACGGACGGGCTGGTCGAGAAGCTGCCGGTTGCCGATGATGGCCGTGGGCAAACCATCCGCATCACAACCAGGGGGCGTGAGATACGTCGCCAGATGTGGGCTGTTTATGGATCATCGATCGCGCAACTGGTCGGCGCAAAACTCGCCCCGGATGAGTTGGCCATGCTGTCGGCGCTGCTGGGGAGGCTGCGCCATCCGCCGGTGGAATGA
- the ilvC gene encoding ketol-acid reductoisomerase yields the protein MRVYYDRDADLNLIKGKKVAIIGYGSQGRAHALNLKDSGAKEIAVGLKAGSATAKKVEADGLKVMTVAEAAKWADLMMMATPDELQADIYKNEIAPNIRDGAAIAFAHGLNVHFGLIEPKSTVDVVMIAPKGPGHTVRGEYQKGGGVPCLVAVNQDASGNALDLALSYACGVGGGRSGIIETNFREECETDLFGEQVVLCGGLVELIRAGFETLVEAGYAPEMAYFECLHEVKLIVDLIYEGGIANMNYSISNTAEWGEYVSGPRIITAETKAEMKRVLKDIQTGKFTSEWMQEYRAGMSRFKGIRRNNDSHQIEEVGAKLRAMMPWISKNKLVDKAKN from the coding sequence ATGCGTGTCTATTACGATCGTGATGCCGATCTCAATCTGATCAAGGGCAAGAAAGTCGCCATCATCGGCTATGGCAGCCAGGGCCGGGCACATGCGCTCAACCTCAAGGACTCCGGCGCCAAGGAGATTGCCGTTGGTCTCAAGGCCGGCTCGGCGACCGCCAAGAAGGTCGAGGCCGACGGCCTCAAGGTGATGACCGTGGCCGAAGCCGCCAAATGGGCCGACCTGATGATGATGGCGACGCCTGATGAATTGCAGGCCGACATCTACAAGAATGAGATCGCCCCGAACATCCGCGATGGCGCGGCGATCGCTTTCGCGCACGGCCTCAATGTCCATTTCGGCCTGATCGAGCCGAAGTCGACCGTCGACGTCGTCATGATCGCGCCGAAGGGCCCTGGCCACACGGTGCGCGGCGAATACCAGAAGGGCGGTGGCGTGCCGTGCCTGGTTGCCGTCAACCAGGACGCTTCGGGCAACGCGCTCGATCTCGCACTCTCCTACGCTTGCGGCGTCGGCGGCGGCCGTTCGGGCATCATCGAGACCAATTTCCGCGAGGAATGCGAAACCGATCTGTTCGGTGAGCAGGTCGTGCTTTGCGGCGGCCTGGTCGAGCTGATCCGCGCTGGTTTCGAGACGCTGGTGGAAGCCGGCTATGCGCCTGAGATGGCCTATTTCGAGTGCCTGCACGAAGTGAAGCTGATCGTCGACCTGATCTATGAAGGCGGCATCGCCAACATGAACTACTCGATCTCGAACACCGCCGAGTGGGGCGAGTATGTTTCGGGTCCGCGCATCATCACCGCCGAGACCAAGGCCGAGATGAAGCGCGTGCTGAAGGACATCCAGACCGGCAAGTTCACCTCGGAATGGATGCAGGAATACCGCGCCGGCATGTCGCGCTTCAAGGGCATCCGCCGCAATAACGACAGCCACCAGATCGAGGAAGTCGGCGCCAAGCTGCGTGCGATGATGCCGTGGATCTCGAAGAACAAGCTGGTCGACAAGGCCAAAAACTGA